DNA from Branchiostoma lanceolatum isolate klBraLanc5 chromosome 9, klBraLanc5.hap2, whole genome shotgun sequence:
TTACAACACagtttatgctagggtcacatttccaagccggggcccggccgggctgtttgcggaaacgaaaaatcaaagtgcatgtcaataaatttgcacaagctatgctcttagataattttgcgtacgttttgtgttttggttgtcttttatatcataattttcgttcccgaagactgcccggccgggccccgcccccggccggattggaaatgtgaccctagcattagttgACGTActtccttttcatcatcattgttgtagtacttgttaaaggaaagctataaaaaaatcgaaaatcctactatgctatgcctaatatattccaaagtcaagttcttatttcaagttgtttcacataagtccgtcatagttttcACTGtatgcaacttatgccgtgctgacgccttctcacctgatgattttggtacactgaacactgacgtcatataactcaatcatcaggtgaaaaatttataacactgacgtcatataattcaattatcaggtgagattaTCGTtttgtagctttcctttaatgtCTAGTTATGGATATTTCTATTTGCAGATACTGTGCTGTTAATTTGTATGTACCGTTGATTTGTAAGATGCTAAACAGTGTTTTCATGATGTGCACTATAATGTGAGATGTGCTTGATTGGATGAAATTGTTATATGGTCATCACGTGATTTTTGGCCAGTCACAATCAAATACTTTTCGTCGTTGACCAATTGCAACGGTATGGTAGATTGAAGCATCGACGTCTCTTCGGGACTTCCAATCATATTTCGTCTACAATAGATGTCTATTTTTGATTATCTATGGAAAGAAATCATAGAATGCTTACTTTCTTCATCTGATGAAGAATCTGACGAGGAAGAGGAtgaggaagatgatgaagacgatgatgacgatgatgatgatgatgaccgtGATCCTCTTCGTTTCGGTTTGTGCGGTTTGTCCTTACGACTAGGTCTGTCCGGGTCTTTGCTGGAAGGCCGTGTGGCCGGTTTGTCGTCTTTCACTGGTGACCTGAAAACATCAATCAGAGTCTCTGGATTAAAAACAAACTTAGCAGCAAAGTTTACCACTTACAATAGCTACTGCTAGTCGGACAACCTTGGCTGTTGTACCATGTATACGTATGAAgccaaacaaatagataaataaaaaacttGAAAACGTTCAACTATTGTGTCTTTTTTCCATATCAGATTAACGATTATATCGCCATTTATAGTTTTCCTGAGAAGGCATCATCATCAACAGTTAGCAAGGCTACAGAAATGTCTTAAGCAAGGCTACAGAAATGTCTTCTTAAGTGTCTTCTGGTGTTATACAGATTTTTTTGTCACAGAAGCGCCCTTACCCCGGAGGTAGCACGTTGTTGTCGAAGTCTCCCAGCATGTTCCCCGCGGGAAAGTAGTTCGCCACGACGATAGTTTTCCCCTTCCCGTCGTTCGCGCGCCCTATCCCGAGCTCACGGCTACCCTTCCACACCACCTGGGTGAAATGGCCTGTAAAACAAACAGTTTTTCACGTTTTTCGCAAAATGTTTGAATCAAGGACAACAAGGCATAGTGATGCATGCCCTGCAGTATGTAAAATCACCGCTAGAGGGCGCAAGGTTGCCACAGGGCGACAGGTGCAAAGAACACGTACACAACATTGTGAAATTTGGTTAGAGAAATCATTTTGATAGGCAGGTACATATTGCGAGCCAAATTGCGGGCTATGGTTAGTTGTGCTTCCTAATCTTAACTTATCTATCGAACATTCGAATGAGACAGTTGTTCCTGTCCAATTGTAATTGTAATGGTTATAACATACCGGTTCCAGGCTGGTGTCCCCCTTTCCTGAAGTTGTATTTCTCGGACTCGTTGTACCACATGTCCACCACGGACTGAGCTGTGGACAGACAAAGAAAGCTTAGATCAGTATGATCAGTATCGGTCCCTAAGtgttgactctcaaacatcagcTGTCCTGCATAGAGAGTCAGTGTAGTGTGCTGTGACATTTGTGAATAaataagaatgaaataaagtatGATCTCTTAAACACTTGCAGTTTTTTGGTGACGCTTCAGGAGCGGAGACACTTCTTATCGTATCCCGATTGCATTGAAACCATTTTAAACATTGTACGAATGCATAATTCCTTATCAATTACTTTGTTCCAAACTTGATGGTTTGGCATTGACACGTACGTAGTCTGAATGTAAAATCGTCATAAAACACTTAATGTATGGGATATAGCTCAGTTGGTAGtggcttcgcagttgagcctcctggttCCAATGAATTGgaaactgggagaccccggttcgtttccgggaagggtatccttgtcggagctgcacagGCGTTTGACACCGAcgcgtaaaatgggggttccgtgttcgaggaggtgcctcgagcacgtcacaacagcctcattactcagatgggtgcCTGCTAGCTGTAATGATTAAAAAGCGGTATTAATGCGTACCAGACACGGGTGCGTTGTTGGAGCTCCATTTCATCCCGACGTTCTCCCCGTACTCTCGCGTGGAGCTGTGGCCGAGCGTGTTGGACCTGACAAGATGCTGAGCCCACTTCTGCGCATGCTCGCACAACTTGGCACTGATCTTGAGGAGAGGTGCGCCGTGATTGGTCCGGTAGGAGTTGTGCGCCTTCAGTGCGTCGTCCAGAAAGTCGTCTGAACTAGCTGAGATGGTGTAAAGAGAATAACGTCACGCTCAATCTCGCGAGATTCGAACCATGGTACACAGAACAATTTCACTAGAATATTATATACTGCGATAActaaagaaatgttgtaaatcgCTGAATATCATTAATCAATAAAACAGCCTTACCATCGCAAGTATGTGGGGCCCTGTCTCCGGGCCCGTTCAAACTCGGCGAGTGTCTGCCTGGCTTGTGTCGATCACTGTCATTGGACGGCTTGCCGTCTCCTTTCCCCCTGTCATCCAATGGCGATCTGTGAATGATCGGTAGAGAatatgttaaaggcaacctaagcaatattagggcgccgaaagtcatatattcaaaaccaattttttttctgatttctatccatagtaagtttagataacattatcccattgcatatcgaccatcatggagcaaaaatgtgatgtctttgtgtggtgggaactcattgaaaatctgagcacttggaggccagccatcatttcaaatcttccgaacatgcacgattctgaccgataagtcccgaatgcTTCCGAaaaaataatcacgtggtcatggctcaatatgctcgggcattgtgacgtcacggggcCAGAAGTTACCGacaattgtcgacagaaaacggttacggctggattctgggctgatttttggggggacccaataaataaaatactccttttgtggcttgtttctgagctatttttaaacgcccaaaggatgatgcagatgtgctaatatagggaagtacctgcaaatttcaacctcaccaaacagaattgctttccccagaatatttcaagttttaccccctgaaattgcttagggcacctttaatgcAAAATGCTGTCCTAGCTTAAAAGCGCCGCCTATCGTTCTATATCCATACTGTCTCTACTACAACGTAACTTACTCACCCCGGAGGTAGCACGTTATCGTCGAAGTCCCCCAGCATGTTCCCCGGCGGGTAGTAGTTCCCCACCACGATGGTTTTCCCTCTCCCGTCGGTCGCCACTCCAACCCCGAACTCCTGACTCCCCCTCCACACAACCTGGGTGAAGTGGCCtggagaaaaagaaaatgaatgaaaaacttTAGGTGATGCGACTTACAAAACGTCAACAAGCCATAAGCCTCATGTAGATCTGGATACGAAGTTTGCGACAAAGTTATAGGTACTTTGCGCCAAACGCTAACGCTGTTAGTAGAATTGTGGATGTTCTTTGATTCAGTCAGTGACATTGATTGATAACGTTAGGGTTAATGATGACATTAAGAAATTAAGAACTACCGACCTGTCCCCGGCTGGTGTCCTCCCTTCCTGAAGTCGTACTTTTCAATCTCACTGTACCACATGTTGGCGATGGAGGCACCTATAAAGATGAACAAGACAAATTTAACAAACCATCTTGAACGGCAGAGAGATTTTTGTAACTTTAGTGGCTAACGAATAATTCAGGAAGGAAATATCTTCAAGCAAATGCAACATATTCCTCTCGCTGTGGTATAGaaagtgaaatataacaaattGTTaagtatgaaaaatgaaaaatgccttcgcccctgaggcgtcgtcAATAACAGCTCCTTGTACCTGAGACAGGTTTGTTATCTGAGCTCCACTTCATCCCGATGTTCTCCCCGTAGTCATGGTTACCGCTGTGCTGCAGGGTGTTGGACTTCGCCAGGCGGTCGGCCCACTGCTGCGCATGCTTGCATAATTTGGCACTCATCTTGAGGGGCGGGGCTCCGTGCTTCTGTCGGTAGTCGTTCTGGGCTGAGAGACAGTCTTCCGCAAAATCACCTGTGTAAATCAAAACACAGAACAAGCGTTTGTTTAGAGAGTTGATTAAGTTTGTTTGCCATTGCAAATGTGGTTACATATTTGCGGAAGTGTATTTTGAAATAAGTTTCTCCTTTTCATTCTAGTACGATTCTGTTGATGTTCCTTGATGTGTCGATTCATTTTCAAAAGTAACTTGACAAATAATTCTTTAAAGTGCAAGCGAACCTTTACTTTGTTCCGGGGAGGGGCTCCTTCTGGACGGACGTGACGTAGGCGTTGGCCGGAAGTTGCCACCTGACGGCTTATCGTCCCAGCGGTTGCTAGGCGATGGGTCACGTGGTTTGGAATGTCCTCCTTTGACAGGcgaacttttgaaaaaaaaattggagatATCAACGATGGACCATTCATTTGTTAGCAAGCAAAATGTCAACATCAATTCTCCAAAGCTTTGAAATAATCAGGTTATTGACCTTCCTTAACACACTATATTATGCACGTATGTGGACATTCTATTCATATTTTTATCCCAATTTTCACCTCCCCTACCCCCTAACTCACCCCGGGGGTAGCACGTTATCGTCGAAGTCCCCCAGCATGTTCCCCGGCGGGTAGTAGTTCCCCACCACGATGGTTTTCCCTCTCCCATCGGTCGCCACTCCGACCCCGAACTCCTGACTCCCCCTCCACACAACCTGGGTGAAGTGGCCTGGGCACATGGGGGAAAACAACAAATGAAACACACAATGAAATTACATCATACCAAACACGTTTTCAGTCGTAGCTTATGATTTTGAAAGCGCCATGAAAGCGACTTTACCGACCTGTTCCCGGCTGATGTCCGCCCTTCCTGAAGTCGTATTTCTCAATCTCACTGTACCACATGTCGGCGATGGAGGCGCCTGTAAGGACAACAAGAACGTTATCAAGTCACTCGTCTAGAAATAAGACGTGTCAGAGTAAACTTATCGTGTGCAGAAAGTACTAGTATTATGATCGCCTTCAAAATATCACCACTGCGTGTGTTGTGTCGCGTCTACCGCATGATTTgtcactgaaaaaaaagtgaaaattgGCCAGAAGTGGAGATAATTTTGTTTGAGGAATTGGCCGACCCGCACAGTGCCGAATACTGTCGTTGTACTTGTGGATGGcaatttcagcaccaaggacaagtaaaGTCAAGACGGTTGTtatggaccaatcagcatcaagGATGACGTTGAGAGCCCTGATCGGTCACAATGATCATGACGTACCTTACAGCCTTCACAGGCAGAACACGTACACCCTCTGTGCATTGTTCACAACAGCAGCACGTGCACGTGGACAGAAGTGCATTCTTATAGCCCACCAACTCCTCTGACAAACTATTCTTCTTGTTTTTGGTCAATTTCCGATAATCTCCAGCCCGCAAAGGATTTGGGAAAGGCTAGGACTAGGAGTGAATTGCAAAGAGAGTGCAATTTTGAGAAGAATGGGACGGGAAATACCCTGCATTTAAGGCAGAtgttgaaatgaaaaagaaataacttAGTCAATACCTGAGACAGGTTTGTTATCCGAGCTCCACTTCATCCCGATGTTCTCCCCGTAGTCATGGTTACCGCTGTGCTGCAGGGTGTTGGACTTCACCAGGCGGTCGGCCCACTGCTGCGCATGCTTGCATAATTTGGCACTCATCTTGAGGGACGGGGCTCCATGCTTCTGCCGGTAGTCGTTCTGGGCGGAGAGACAGTCTTCCGCAAAGTCACCTGTGTCAACTGTGGAGATTTGTTGTGTCAAGATCAAAGTATGTTTGTCTTTGTCAAAATTCTACAAAGCTTACCTATACTAGAtgtctttttttggttttttggtcatatttAGGTGCCCTGACGTCACATAACGCGGCGATATCAAAAGATGACGGCTGACCTTTATTTTGTTCCGGAGAGGGGCTCCTCCTAGATGGACGTGACGGCTTGTCGTTCCAGTGGTTGCTAGGCGACGGGTCACGTGGTTTAGACTGGCCTCCCCTGACAGGCGAACTGATGAGAAAACATCGATGCTAAGAAATTGACAATTGTGTGGGAAAAATCATGTAAGCAAAGTCATTGCTGCAAAGTTACTAGAACATTCTTGCAAAGGCTTTTGAATAGTCTTGAAGAGCAATTTTGCAACGTGGACAGTCTGTCAGCATTTCTATCCCTATCTTCGCTTTCCCCCTACCCCCTAACTCACCCCGGAGGTAGCACGTTATCGTCGAAGTCCCCCAGCATGTTCCCCGGTGGGTAGTAGTTCCCCACCACGATGGTTTTCCCTCTCCCGTCGGTCGCCACTCCAACCCCGAACTCCTGACTCCCCCTCCACACAACCTGGGTGAAGTGGCCTGGCGGGAATGGAGCAAAATGATTTTGAAGCCTCTCAGACATTGAGTATtccaatgtcttttttttcagttaaaGCTTTTAATTTTGTAATCCATAAAAGCGACTTTACTGACCTGTTCCCGGCTGGTGTCCGCCCTTCCGGAAGTCGTACTTTTCTATTTCACTGTACCACATGTCGGCGATGGAGGCACCTGTAGAGTTAAGGGAAAGTTGTACGGTTGGCATACGAAGGTATTAATCTAATCAATAATAACAACCATTTCTGCTAGTTGACTTGTCAAATGCTCGGCTGCAATACTCATTCTTCTGCTAGGAGGCATTGCTAATAGCACTGCaggtatatacagtataaaCACGGGAAAATATGGGAGGGAGATGGTCTTCATTTGATATCAATTGTTGCTTTCTTTCATTGTTCAGTATCTATGGAAAGGACGATGAGACACCTGCCTGAGAAAGTTTCATAAACAAATTTCGATAAATCCTACAAAAAATGCCTCCGcctctgaggcgtcgccaataaCAGCTCCTTGTACCTGAGACAGATTTGTTATCCGAGCTCCACTTCATCCCGATGTTCTCCCCGTAGTCATGGTTACCGCTGTGCTGCAGGGTGTTGGACTTCACCAGGCGGTCGGCCCACTGCTGCGCATGCTTGCATAATTTGGCACTCATCTTGAGGGGCGGGGCTCCGTGCTTCTGTCGGTAGTCGTTCTGGGCGGAGAGACAGTCTTCCGCAAAATCACCCGTGTCGACTGGAAAAAGGAACAAGCTTTTGAACAAAGAACAATTTGGGCTTGCCTGTTAATTAACATTTCACGAATTGCATTCAGTTGCTATTGTTATCGTGCTAGGATTTCATTTGCGCACGTCATCAATTGTGTTGCTTTTCAAATGTACCTTGACAAAAATCAAAGTCAATTCGAACCTTTGCCACACGTGTGTTCCGGAGAGGGACTCCTCCTGGACGGACGTGACGTAGGTATAGGGCGGAAGCTGCCTTTTGACGGTTTATCGTCCCAGCGGTTGCTAGGAGACGGGTCACGTGGTTTGGAATGTCCTCCTTTGGGAGGTGACCTGTTAAGATAGCACAAAGTTCTTGTCAGTCTAATGATTCTAATGACTCAGTAAACAAGTGCTATATATTGCCTTGCGATAACATTCGGTCATTTTGATGCTTGGGTTGATTTTAGAtttaatatactgtaaatgtatctaagttcgcgtggtttttatttcgctctAATtataaggcgaaaatggagtgtttgcggtggttttaagtttgcagcagtgccatagtcacatactgcttcagtattggacaaaaatgtttgcggtggttttaagttcgcggggaaatgtcgacataaaaccaccgcaaacatttctgcatttacagtatctgcacCCCCCTCCCTAACTCACCCCGGAGGTAGCACATTATCGTCGAAGTCCCCCAGCATGTTCCCCGGCGGGTAGTAGTTCCCCACCACGATAGTTTTCCCTCTCCCATCGGTCGCCACTCCAACCCCGAACTCCTGACTCCCCCTCCACACAACCTGGGTGAAGTGGCCTGGCGGGAACAGAAAAAAACGGAACTTTGGCACAGCTTATTTTGATGTGCGTTGAGTTGTAGTCTCGCGAGAGTTGGTAACAACGCGACGTTATAATGTAATCAACAGTCAAAATTACGTGTTAGAAAAGGGAAATGTGAGATCCTACCTGTCCCCGGCTGGTGTCCACCCTTCCTGAAATCGTACTTCTCAATTTCACTGTACCACATTTCAGCGATGGAGGCAcctgaaagaaaagaaacatcttGACTCAAACAAGGAAATAAATATTGTTTTACCATCAGTTGTATTTTCATTCTATACCTTTGGTATTTTTAGCAATGATAATGCGGCAGAAAGAAAGAGTAGAGAGAGCGCAtgaaaaattagaaataaaCGAATTTTGGGTGTCATACCGAAGTTTGGCGTACACACACCTGTTACAGCTTCGTTGTTAGAGCTCCACTTCATCCCGATGTTCTCTCCGTAGTCATGGTTACCGCTGTGCTGGAACGAACCGCATTTCACCAGATGGTCGGCCCACTTCTGCGCATGCTTGGTCAGCGCTTTGCTGACTTTGAGCGGTGAGACCCCGTGTTTGGCCCGGTAGATGTTATGAGCCGCCAGGCAGTCTTTCTCGAAGTCGGTCGGCATTTTTTACCTACACACAACAAAttttagtctgtacacttgaaaaagcTGTCACGGCGAAACCTAGATTGaattaaagttctaaacgggaactatgtggCTCGTGAAGTCTTAAGGGACgtctgcggtgtgaaagatgtcggttagcttgaggaatgaatccactctactttatacaacACACAACAAACCGTTAGGTTTAGTACTTGTGTTAAGACTGTGCTGGTACGTTATATATATAGTTCTGGGCGTGGCGGGAAGGAAAGAATGCGGCCACAAAGACGTCACGT
Protein-coding regions in this window:
- the LOC136441742 gene encoding uncharacterized protein isoform X3, with translation MPTDFEKDCLAAHNIYRAKHGVSPLKVSKALTKHAQKWADHLVKCGSFQHSGNHDYGENIGMKWSSNNEAVTGASIAEMWYSEIEKYDFRKGGHQPGTGHFTQVVWRGSQEFGVGVATDGRGKTIVVGNYYPPGNMLGDFDDNVLPPGSPPKGGHSKPRDPSPSNRWDDKPSKGSFRPIPTSRPSRRSPSPEHTCGKVDTGDFAEDCLSAQNDYRQKHGAPPLKMSAKLCKHAQQWADRLVKSNTLQHSGNHDYGENIGMKWSSDNKSVSGASIADMWYSEIEKYDFRKGGHQPGTGHFTQVVWRGSQEFGVGVATDGRGKTIVVGNYYPPGNMLGDFDDNVLPPGSPVRGGQSKPRDPSPSNHWNDKPSRPSRRSPSPEQNKVDTGDFAEDCLSAQNDYRQKHGAPSLKMSAKLCKHAQQWADRLVKSNTLQHSGNHDYGENIGMKWSSDNKPVSGASIADMWYSEIEKYDFRKGGHQPGTGHFTQVVWRGSQEFGVGVATDGRGKTIVVGNYYPPGNMLGDFDDNVLPPGSPVKGGHSKPRDPSPSNRWDDKPSGGNFRPTPTSRPSRRSPSPEQSKGDFAEDCLSAQNDYRQKHGAPPLKMSAKLCKHAQQWADRLAKSNTLQHSGNHDYGENIGMKWSSDNKPVSGASIANMWYSEIEKYDFRKGGHQPGTGHFTQVVWRGSQEFGVGVATDGRGKTIVVGNYYPPGNMLGDFDDNVLPPGSPLDDRGKGDGKPSNDSDRHKPGRHSPSLNGPGDRAPHTCDASSDDFLDDALKAHNSYRTNHGAPLLKISAKLCEHAQKWAQHLVRSNTLGHSSTREYGENVGMKWSSNNAPVSAQSVVDMWYNESEKYNFRKGGHQPGTGHFTQVVWKGSRELGIGRANDGKGKTIVVANYFPAGNMLGDFDNNVLPPGSPVKDDKPATRPSSKDPDRPSRKDKPHKPKRRGSRSSSSSSSSSSSSSSSSSSSSDSSSDEENIREDFVEECVKVHNEYRRLHGVKRLKPKKKLSKHAQRWADKLARTGKFEHSGKDDYGENIGMKWSSKEEMASAREIVDMWYEEIQKYNFNRGGHQPGTGHFTQVVWKGSRKLGVGVAKDGKGTTIVVANYLPAGNFLGKFDENVTMPAGTTTKKTSDSKVDDPSKRPLASHKSTTDDRKRPSSGNIGVKSPSGGMNGGRGGGREDKLPRPVRDSIGGGKPGARVSSCGEGVKRDFPEDCLEAHNEYRARHGAPPLVMSSTLCLQARMWADKLVRSNTLEYSPKEQYGQNIGKMVGSGTGELSGRAVVDKWYEEVKKYDFKKEGNQPGTGHFTQVVWLASREFGIGKATDGRGTSVVVGYYYPAGNFVGEFGDNVLPQQH
- the LOC136441742 gene encoding uncharacterized protein isoform X2, with amino-acid sequence MPTDFEKDCLAAHNIYRAKHGVSPLKVSKALTKHAQKWADHLVKCGSFQHSGNHDYGENIGMKWSSNNEAVTGASIAEMWYSEIEKYDFRKGGHQPGTGHFTQVVWRGSQEFGVGVATDGRGKTIVVGNYYPPGNMLGDFDDNVLPPGSPPKGGHSKPRDPSPSNRWDDKPSKGSFRPIPTSRPSRRSPSPEHTCGKVDTGDFAEDCLSAQNDYRQKHGAPPLKMSAKLCKHAQQWADRLVKSNTLQHSGNHDYGENIGMKWSSDNKSVSGASIADMWYSEIEKYDFRKGGHQPGTGHFTQVVWRGSQEFGVGVATDGRGKTIVVGNYYPPGNMLGDFDDNVLPPGSPVRGGQSKPRDPSPSNHWNDKPSRPSRRSPSPEQNKVDTGDFAEDCLSAQNDYRQKHGAPSLKMSAKLCKHAQQWADRLVKSNTLQHSGNHDYGENIGMKWSSDNKPVSGASIADMWYSEIEKYDFRKGGHQPGTGHFTQVVWRGSQEFGVGVATDGRGKTIVVGNYYPPGNMLGDFDDNVLPPGSPVKGGHSKPRDPSPSNRWDDKPSGGNFRPTPTSRPSRRSPSPEQSDFAEDCLSAQNDYRQKHGAPPLKMSAKLCKHAQQWADRLAKSNTLQHSGNHDYGENIGMKWSSDNKPVSGASIANMWYSEIEKYDFRKGGHQPGTGHFTQVVWRGSQEFGVGVATDGRGKTIVVGNYYPPGNMLGDFDDNVLPPGSPLDDRGKGDGKPSNDSDRHKPGRHSPSLNGPGDRAPHTCDASSDDFLDDALKAHNSYRTNHGAPLLKISAKLCEHAQKWAQHLVRSNTLGHSSTREYGENVGMKWSSNNAPVSAQSVVDMWYNESEKYNFRKGGHQPGTGHFTQVVWKGSRELGIGRANDGKGKTIVVANYFPAGNMLGDFDNNVLPPGSPVKDDKPATRPSSKDPDRPSRKDKPHKPKRRGSRSSSSSSSSSSSSSSSSSSSSDSSSDEENIREDFVEECVKVHNEYRRLHGVKRLKPKKKLSKHAQRWADKLARTGKFEHSGKDDYGENIGMKWSSKEEMASALDIQDEPRIEIAREIVDMWYEEIQKYNFNRGGHQPGTGHFTQVVWKGSRKLGVGVAKDGKGTTIVVANYLPAGNFLGKFDENVTMPAGTTTKKTSDSKVDDPSKRPLASHKSTTDDRKRPSSGNIGVKSPSGGMNGGRGGGREDKLPRPVRDSIGGGKPGARVSSCGEGVKRDFPEDCLEAHNEYRARHGAPPLVMSSTLCLQARMWADKLVRSNTLEYSPKEQYGQNIGKMVGSGTGELSGRAVVDKWYEEVKKYDFKKEGNQPGTGHFTQVVWLASREFGIGKATDGRGTSVVVGYYYPAGNFVGEFGDNVLPQQH
- the LOC136441742 gene encoding uncharacterized protein isoform X4, which produces MPTDFEKDCLAAHNIYRAKHGVSPLKVSKALTKHAQKWADHLVKCGSFQHSGNHDYGENIGMKWSSNNEAVTGASIAEMWYSEIEKYDFRKGGHQPGTGHFTQVVWRGSQEFGVGVATDGRGKTIVVGNYYPPGNMLGDFDDNVLPPGSPPKGGHSKPRDPSPSNRWDDKPSKGSFRPIPTSRPSRRSPSPEHTCGKVDTGDFAEDCLSAQNDYRQKHGAPPLKMSAKLCKHAQQWADRLVKSNTLQHSGNHDYGENIGMKWSSDNKSVSGASIADMWYSEIEKYDFRKGGHQPGTGHFTQVVWRGSQEFGVGVATDGRGKTIVVGNYYPPGNMLGDFDDNVLPPGSPVKGGHSKPRDPSPSNRWDDKPSGGNFRPTPTSRPSRRSPSPEQSKGDFAEDCLSAQNDYRQKHGAPPLKMSAKLCKHAQQWADRLAKSNTLQHSGNHDYGENIGMKWSSDNKPVSGASIANMWYSEIEKYDFRKGGHQPGTGHFTQVVWRGSQEFGVGVATDGRGKTIVVGNYYPPGNMLGDFDDNVLPPGSPLDDRGKGDGKPSNDSDRHKPGRHSPSLNGPGDRAPHTCDASSDDFLDDALKAHNSYRTNHGAPLLKISAKLCEHAQKWAQHLVRSNTLGHSSTREYGENVGMKWSSNNAPVSAQSVVDMWYNESEKYNFRKGGHQPGTGHFTQVVWKGSRELGIGRANDGKGKTIVVANYFPAGNMLGDFDNNVLPPGSPVKDDKPATRPSSKDPDRPSRKDKPHKPKRRGSRSSSSSSSSSSSSSSSSSSSSDSSSDEENIREDFVEECVKVHNEYRRLHGVKRLKPKKKLSKHAQRWADKLARTGKFEHSGKDDYGENIGMKWSSKEEMASALDIQDEPRIEIAREIVDMWYEEIQKYNFNRGGHQPGTGHFTQVVWKGSRKLGVGVAKDGKGTTIVVANYLPAGNFLGKFDENVTMPAGTTTKKTSDSKVDDPSKRPLASHKSTTDDRKRPSSGNIGVKSPSGGMNGGRGGGREDKLPRPVRDSIGGGKPGARVSSCGEGVKRDFPEDCLEAHNEYRARHGAPPLVMSSTLCLQARMWADKLVRSNTLEYSPKEQYGQNIGKMVGSGTGELSGRAVVDKWYEEVKKYDFKKEGNQPGTGHFTQVVWLASREFGIGKATDGRGTSVVVGYYYPAGNFVGEFGDNVLPQQH
- the LOC136441742 gene encoding uncharacterized protein isoform X1, coding for MPTDFEKDCLAAHNIYRAKHGVSPLKVSKALTKHAQKWADHLVKCGSFQHSGNHDYGENIGMKWSSNNEAVTGASIAEMWYSEIEKYDFRKGGHQPGTGHFTQVVWRGSQEFGVGVATDGRGKTIVVGNYYPPGNMLGDFDDNVLPPGSPPKGGHSKPRDPSPSNRWDDKPSKGSFRPIPTSRPSRRSPSPEHTCGKVDTGDFAEDCLSAQNDYRQKHGAPPLKMSAKLCKHAQQWADRLVKSNTLQHSGNHDYGENIGMKWSSDNKSVSGASIADMWYSEIEKYDFRKGGHQPGTGHFTQVVWRGSQEFGVGVATDGRGKTIVVGNYYPPGNMLGDFDDNVLPPGSPVRGGQSKPRDPSPSNHWNDKPSRPSRRSPSPEQNKVDTGDFAEDCLSAQNDYRQKHGAPSLKMSAKLCKHAQQWADRLVKSNTLQHSGNHDYGENIGMKWSSDNKPVSGASIADMWYSEIEKYDFRKGGHQPGTGHFTQVVWRGSQEFGVGVATDGRGKTIVVGNYYPPGNMLGDFDDNVLPPGSPVKGGHSKPRDPSPSNRWDDKPSGGNFRPTPTSRPSRRSPSPEQSKGDFAEDCLSAQNDYRQKHGAPPLKMSAKLCKHAQQWADRLAKSNTLQHSGNHDYGENIGMKWSSDNKPVSGASIANMWYSEIEKYDFRKGGHQPGTGHFTQVVWRGSQEFGVGVATDGRGKTIVVGNYYPPGNMLGDFDDNVLPPGSPLDDRGKGDGKPSNDSDRHKPGRHSPSLNGPGDRAPHTCDASSDDFLDDALKAHNSYRTNHGAPLLKISAKLCEHAQKWAQHLVRSNTLGHSSTREYGENVGMKWSSNNAPVSAQSVVDMWYNESEKYNFRKGGHQPGTGHFTQVVWKGSRELGIGRANDGKGKTIVVANYFPAGNMLGDFDNNVLPPGSPVKDDKPATRPSSKDPDRPSRKDKPHKPKRRGSRSSSSSSSSSSSSSSSSSSSSDSSSDEENIREDFVEECVKVHNEYRRLHGVKRLKPKKKLSKHAQRWADKLARTGKFEHSGKDDYGENIGMKWSSKEEMASALDIQDEPRIEIAREIVDMWYEEIQKYNFNRGGHQPGTGHFTQVVWKGSRKLGVGVAKDGKGTTIVVANYLPAGNFLGKFDENVTMPAGTTTKKTSDSKVDDPSKRPLASHKSTTDDRKRPSSGNIGVKSPSGGMNGGRGGGREDKLPRPVRDSIGGGKPGARVSSCGEGVKRDFPEDCLEAHNEYRARHGAPPLVMSSTLCLQARMWADKLVRSNTLEYSPKEQYGQNIGKMVGSGTGELSGRAVVDKWYEEVKKYDFKKEGNQPGTGHFTQVVWLASREFGIGKATDGRGTSVVVGYYYPAGNFVGEFGDNVLPQQH